One genomic segment of Vulcanisaeta thermophila includes these proteins:
- a CDS encoding DUF2070 family protein encodes MKSRSFERGYTMVFRGGGSLKYWLLLFILLAPLLMVLYTGSPLLEYVWLVIIYITAFTLTLLTLRFMVLIGYHRSFGITTSLFDVSLAVFIDFVTSMITHRVIVGFGILSIVLPLGAMIMALRGFGQNGGSMGRFVTYPLYTIHIVVITQLLAYLLIGSIPLIKYAILDAVFYIFSFLFIYYVIFKFQVSYGGIDILRLFSAYLYVALFEYSEPFERELIRKSVLRDVKIHNFIIRGGGERSLMVIPELHAGPIAKVGGGYLISDLVNAVRRYVDHVIYMHGVGSHELDPASRIDVRRVVRSVENYVRNALGGGVDDCVGREPAQFEDSGYRVTHVPLCGKSLVIISRLVKSSDDIPSDVYYKLREAVNIDWDNVILIDAQNYYSDDNTWDENDIKTLSRLLTRVNGLSITKLNIESAVAQVPKGSFGPFQFEIGDNGVVTWCLNINGKRILLVIFDGNNIKRELADRIIREFKPAFDIVEVLTTDNHQFTGIARFTRSRGYKIVGDSISHEAIMKHLRDSVNECLGRMSRASIDYELTVVNGVRVIGNTFNDMVKAAERGVEDWKKHLMVLVILPIITILILSVLLGIL; translated from the coding sequence GTGAAGAGTAGATCGTTTGAGCGCGGTTACACGATGGTCTTTAGAGGAGGGGGCAGCCTTAAGTATTGGTTATTACTCTTTATACTCCTGGCCCCACTACTCATGGTTCTCTACACGGGGAGTCCCCTGCTCGAGTATGTGTGGTTGGTCATAATATACATCACGGCATTCACCCTAACACTATTAACGCTGAGGTTTATGGTCCTCATTGGCTACCACAGATCCTTCGGAATCACCACTTCTCTATTCGACGTATCGCTCGCCGTATTTATTGACTTCGTAACGAGCATGATCACGCACAGGGTGATAGTGGGCTTTGGAATCCTCTCAATTGTTCTTCCCCTGGGCGCCATGATCATGGCCCTTAGGGGTTTTGGGCAGAATGGTGGCTCCATGGGGAGGTTCGTAACGTACCCCCTCTACACAATACACATAGTGGTGATAACGCAGTTGCTGGCTTACCTACTCATTGGTTCAATACCATTAATTAAGTACGCCATACTCGATGCCGTGTTCTACATATTCTCATTCCTATTCATTTACTATGTAATATTCAAGTTCCAAGTCTCGTACGGCGGCATTGACATACTCAGGCTCTTCAGTGCATACCTATACGTGGCGCTCTTCGAATACTCAGAACCATTCGAGAGGGAACTCATTAGGAAATCCGTGCTCAGGGATGTGAAGATCCACAACTTCATCATAAGGGGTGGCGGTGAGAGATCCCTAATGGTGATACCCGAGCTTCACGCGGGCCCCATTGCCAAGGTTGGTGGTGGTTACTTAATAAGTGATTTAGTGAATGCCGTTAGGAGGTACGTGGATCACGTGATCTACATGCACGGTGTTGGCAGCCACGAGCTTGACCCAGCCAGTAGGATTGATGTTAGGAGGGTTGTTAGGTCCGTGGAGAATTACGTAAGGAATGCGTTGGGTGGGGGTGTTGATGATTGTGTTGGTAGGGAGCCCGCTCAATTTGAGGATTCAGGTTATAGGGTGACTCATGTGCCGCTTTGTGGTAAGTCCCTGGTGATAATTAGTAGGTTGGTTAAGTCTAGCGATGACATACCCAGCGATGTTTATTATAAGCTTAGGGAGGCTGTGAACATTGATTGGGATAACGTAATACTCATAGACGCGCAGAATTACTACTCAGACGATAATACGTGGGATGAGAATGACATAAAGACCCTGTCCAGGCTATTGACTAGGGTTAATGGTTTGAGCATTACTAAATTGAACATAGAATCTGCAGTGGCTCAAGTGCCCAAGGGGTCCTTTGGGCCATTTCAATTTGAGATTGGGGATAATGGGGTGGTGACATGGTGCCTCAACATCAACGGTAAGAGGATACTGCTGGTGATATTTGATGGCAATAATATTAAGAGGGAGCTTGCAGACAGGATAATTAGGGAGTTCAAACCAGCCTTCGACATAGTGGAGGTGCTAACCACGGATAATCACCAATTCACCGGAATAGCCAGGTTCACGAGGAGCAGAGGTTATAAGATTGTTGGCGATTCCATAAGTCATGAAGCAATAATGAAGCACCTGAGGGACTCGGTTAATGAGTGCCTTGGCAGGATGTCAAGGGCGAGCATTGATTATGAATTAACGGTGGTTAATGGGGTTAGGGTTATTGGCAACACCTTTAACGACATGGTAAAGGCCGCGGAGAGAGGTGTGGAGGATTGGAAGAAGCACCTCATGGTCCTCGTAATCCTACCCATAATTACAATACTAATACTTAGCGTATTACTGGGTATCCTCTAA
- the meaB gene encoding methylmalonyl Co-A mutase-associated GTPase MeaB — MEVSELLSRARNWDKQAIAKLISLIEDGVELPISVERRSHIIGITGPPGSGKSTLIYALVRKLPANKRIAVITLDPSSPFTGGSFMGNRIRMQELTTKPNVYIRSMATRGNRGGLNYAAVASLDLLEYAGADYIIIETVGAGQTDTDVKYVADTILVLVPPLSGDEIQALKSGIMEIGDIYLVSKSDTQASESVYNDLMAMVDIMREIKGDEWKPMVLRVSGLYGYGVDELIRVLDERFAELRSRGKLNETLKTRRLLEWRLYAYELLNKAIERSKELSERVANGELTPAKAALALLGNEMPRLDHVAVAVKNLDEAAEKFRKLGLRVSGPITIESQGVRVMMVHLGNTRIELLEPLGPETTVAKFIERRGEGIHHIALEVDDLGKFMEMARNAGLTLTGEPTRGAEGVVTFIHPKSLNGMLLELVEHVRES, encoded by the coding sequence ATGGAGGTAAGTGAGTTATTGAGCAGGGCTAGGAATTGGGATAAGCAAGCCATTGCTAAGTTAATATCACTGATTGAGGATGGTGTTGAGTTACCCATAAGTGTTGAGAGGAGGAGCCACATAATAGGTATAACAGGGCCGCCGGGCTCAGGTAAGAGCACATTGATATACGCGCTGGTCAGGAAATTACCAGCCAATAAGAGGATTGCCGTGATAACCCTGGACCCCTCAAGCCCCTTCACCGGCGGCTCATTCATGGGGAATAGAATTAGGATGCAGGAATTAACAACAAAACCCAACGTGTACATTAGGAGCATGGCAACAAGGGGCAATAGGGGCGGGCTCAACTACGCCGCAGTGGCCTCCCTGGACCTGCTAGAGTACGCAGGGGCTGATTACATTATCATAGAAACCGTGGGCGCCGGCCAAACGGATACGGATGTCAAGTACGTAGCCGACACAATACTGGTACTGGTACCACCCCTCTCGGGTGATGAGATCCAGGCTTTAAAGAGTGGGATTATGGAGATCGGCGACATATACCTGGTATCCAAATCGGACACTCAGGCTTCGGAAAGTGTGTATAATGATTTAATGGCCATGGTGGACATAATGAGGGAGATTAAGGGTGATGAGTGGAAGCCCATGGTCCTCAGGGTATCCGGGCTCTATGGCTATGGTGTTGACGAATTAATAAGGGTGCTCGATGAGAGATTCGCAGAGCTAAGGAGTAGGGGTAAGCTCAATGAGACCCTGAAAACAAGGCGTTTACTGGAATGGAGACTATACGCCTATGAACTCCTGAATAAGGCCATTGAGCGTAGTAAGGAGCTTAGCGAGAGGGTTGCTAATGGCGAGTTAACACCGGCCAAGGCCGCCCTGGCCTTACTCGGCAATGAAATGCCCAGGTTAGACCATGTTGCTGTGGCCGTGAAGAACCTAGACGAGGCTGCTGAGAAGTTCAGGAAGCTTGGTCTTAGGGTTTCCGGCCCCATAACCATTGAGTCACAGGGGGTTAGGGTTATGATGGTTCACCTGGGCAATACGAGGATTGAACTGCTGGAACCCCTGGGGCCCGAGACCACGGTTGCTAAGTTCATCGAGAGGAGGGGCGAGGGTATTCATCACATAGCCCTGGAGGTTGATGACCTGGGTAAATTCATGGAGATGGCTAGGAATGCGGGGTTAACCCTCACGGGTGAGCCCACGCGGGGTGCTGAGGGTGTTGTGACGTTCATACACCCCAAGTCATTGAATGGCATGTTATTGGAATTGGTCGAGCATGTTAGGGAGTCTTGA
- a CDS encoding cobalamin B12-binding domain-containing protein — translation MARPKVIIAKLGLDGHDRGAKVIARALAEAGFEVVYTGIRQTPSQVVETAIQEDAKLIGVSILSGSHMELVGELLRIMRERGLNIPVLVGGIIPPEDREALLKMGVAGVYGPGTPLREIIEVVKRLVGDGGK, via the coding sequence ATGGCTAGGCCCAAGGTAATAATTGCAAAACTGGGATTGGATGGGCATGACCGTGGGGCCAAGGTAATTGCCAGGGCATTGGCCGAGGCAGGCTTCGAGGTTGTTTACACGGGTATTAGGCAAACGCCAAGCCAGGTTGTGGAAACGGCGATCCAGGAGGATGCGAAATTAATAGGTGTTAGTATTCTATCGGGTTCCCACATGGAGCTCGTGGGTGAGTTATTAAGGATCATGAGGGAGAGGGGGCTGAACATACCTGTCCTGGTGGGCGGTATAATACCGCCCGAGGATAGGGAGGCACTGCTCAAGATGGGTGTGGCTGGGGTTTATGGGCCAGGCACACCGCTCAGGGAGATCATAGAGGTTGTTAAGAGGTTGGTGGGTGATGGAGGTAAGTGA
- a CDS encoding acyl-CoA mutase large subunit family protein yields the protein MSDSERIKEKYDEWVREFLTPILRKLPDWRKFETSFGLTIKHLYTPLDVTGDYLEKLGFPGEYPFTRGIYPTMYRSRLWTFREYSGFGSPEDTNKRYKFLISQGQTGLSVAFDLPTQLGLDPDHELAYPEVGKVGVSIPEVVSMSILFDGIDVGKITTSFTINATAAEILSMYTVVAESRGVDKSVLDGTIQNDILKEFIARNLYIYPPLHSMRYAVDIIAYVARNMPKWHPISISGYHFREAGATSVQEVAFTLADAIEYTNWVINRWKMNVDEFAPGLSFFFAATTNLFEEVAKFRAARRLYARIMRERFNARKPESMRMKFHVQTSGAALTAQQPEVNIIRTTIQALAAVLGGAQSLHVNAFDEALALPTEKSVKLALRVQQVIAYESGVIDSIDPLGGSYYIEWLTDRIEEEVMKILDYIDKLGGMTRAVEVGYPQRAIAESAYRYQKMVEEGLIPIVGVNIFREEEELKIELHKVDPASRERSIKRVREVRENRDREAWERALNELRRAAENEEVNIYQYIYNAVKAKATIGEVSGVLREVWGEFKPPTIF from the coding sequence ATGAGTGATTCTGAGAGGATTAAGGAAAAGTACGACGAGTGGGTTAGGGAGTTCCTAACACCAATCCTTAGGAAACTCCCCGATTGGCGTAAATTCGAGACATCCTTCGGACTGACCATAAAACACCTATACACGCCGCTCGATGTCACTGGGGATTACCTGGAGAAGCTGGGATTCCCAGGGGAGTACCCCTTCACAAGGGGCATCTACCCCACCATGTACAGGTCAAGGTTATGGACCTTCAGGGAGTACAGCGGCTTTGGTTCGCCAGAGGACACTAACAAGAGGTATAAGTTCCTGATATCACAGGGACAGACTGGGCTGAGTGTTGCCTTTGACCTACCCACACAGCTTGGTCTTGACCCTGACCATGAGTTGGCGTACCCGGAGGTGGGTAAGGTGGGTGTATCAATCCCCGAGGTGGTGTCCATGTCCATATTATTCGACGGAATCGACGTTGGCAAAATCACCACGTCATTCACAATAAACGCCACGGCTGCGGAGATACTCTCCATGTACACCGTCGTTGCGGAGAGCAGGGGTGTTGATAAGTCGGTGCTCGATGGGACCATTCAAAATGACATTCTGAAGGAGTTCATAGCCAGGAACCTCTACATATACCCACCACTCCACAGCATGAGGTACGCTGTGGACATTATAGCGTACGTGGCTAGGAACATGCCCAAGTGGCACCCAATAAGCATCAGTGGTTATCACTTTAGGGAGGCTGGGGCCACCTCGGTGCAGGAGGTCGCGTTCACGCTCGCCGACGCCATTGAGTACACCAACTGGGTGATTAATAGGTGGAAGATGAATGTTGATGAATTCGCACCAGGGCTCTCCTTCTTCTTCGCAGCCACCACAAACCTCTTCGAGGAGGTTGCCAAGTTCAGGGCTGCCCGCAGACTCTATGCGAGGATTATGAGGGAGAGGTTCAATGCCAGGAAGCCCGAGTCCATGAGGATGAAGTTCCACGTACAAACCTCGGGCGCTGCACTAACGGCACAGCAGCCCGAGGTCAACATCATAAGGACCACAATACAGGCCTTGGCCGCTGTCCTAGGCGGTGCTCAGTCACTCCATGTGAATGCATTCGACGAGGCCCTGGCACTACCCACCGAGAAGTCCGTTAAGTTGGCACTCAGGGTTCAGCAGGTCATTGCTTATGAGAGTGGTGTTATTGATAGTATTGACCCGCTGGGTGGTTCTTACTACATTGAGTGGCTTACGGATAGGATTGAGGAGGAGGTTATGAAGATCCTCGACTACATAGACAAGCTGGGTGGTATGACTAGGGCGGTGGAGGTGGGCTACCCACAGAGGGCCATTGCGGAGTCTGCGTATAGGTATCAGAAGATGGTTGAGGAGGGCTTGATACCCATTGTTGGCGTTAACATTTTTAGGGAGGAGGAGGAATTGAAAATAGAACTCCACAAGGTGGACCCAGCATCCAGGGAGAGGAGCATTAAGAGGGTTAGGGAGGTTAGGGAGAACCGTGATAGGGAGGCTTGGGAAAGGGCGCTGAATGAGTTAAGGAGGGCTGCTGAGAATGAGGAGGTCAACATATACCAATACATATACAATGCCGTTAAGGCCAAGGCAACAATAGGGGAGGTTAGTGGGGTGCTTCGTGAGGTTTGGGGTGAATTTAAACCACCCACCATATTCTAA
- a CDS encoding cobalamin adenosyltransferase encodes MSDTCRLPLFIDCREVGDEIKCPGDGGYSVIPIFGKRARVRKDDPSIRLMGCLDELVNVANRARLEFKGVSDIASIVMALSMQLNSYLVLGSDDRLARVKSLEGLLMRVVTDKCRGFRGPTGWVIASSPELQALDGIRVKLRECGRIAASLFDEYDADKVGNIMAILNHADKLVAQLLYCLGGSVFRSVDDAVNYLISDIEGKDKRF; translated from the coding sequence ATGAGTGATACCTGCAGGTTACCGTTGTTCATAGACTGTAGGGAGGTTGGGGATGAAATTAAGTGCCCAGGGGATGGTGGTTACAGCGTCATCCCCATCTTTGGTAAGAGGGCTAGGGTTAGGAAGGACGACCCATCCATAAGGCTCATGGGGTGCCTCGACGAGTTGGTCAACGTAGCCAACAGGGCCAGGCTGGAGTTTAAGGGTGTGTCCGACATAGCCTCGATAGTCATGGCCCTATCCATGCAGTTGAACTCATACCTGGTCCTGGGTAGTGATGATAGGTTGGCCAGGGTTAAGTCCCTTGAGGGGCTCCTGATGCGTGTGGTTACGGATAAGTGTAGGGGGTTTAGGGGGCCCACGGGCTGGGTGATAGCATCAAGCCCTGAGTTACAGGCCCTTGATGGAATTAGGGTTAAGCTTAGGGAGTGCGGTAGGATCGCGGCATCCCTCTTTGATGAGTACGACGCGGACAAGGTTGGTAATATAATGGCGATCCTCAACCACGCGGATAAGTTGGTGGCCCAGCTGCTCTATTGCCTTGGGGGCTCCGTGTTTAGGTCCGTTGATGATGCTGTGAATTACCTAATAAGTGATATTGAGGGTAAGGACAAAAGATTTTAA
- a CDS encoding MarC family protein yields the protein MDEAFINILSMTGQLIAILNPVGAIPTLSIYIVNMEPEQLRRVYRTVGVSVPLLMILFATIGRYILQAFGVNLDAFRIAGGVLLMGVAMETLMAGGPRVGAAKEPEEFVLVPVVTPLLVGPGTITELILFSALYPIYQVIIASLISSAFTYVVIRFSQPLLKRLGSNALKVLGRFMSLIIAALAIGMILTGVTNYIESLHL from the coding sequence GTGGATGAGGCGTTTATAAACATTCTCAGCATGACTGGACAGTTAATAGCAATACTCAACCCCGTGGGTGCCATACCAACACTCTCAATCTACATAGTGAACATGGAACCGGAGCAACTACGTAGGGTTTACAGGACGGTGGGGGTCTCCGTACCCCTACTGATGATCCTCTTCGCAACCATTGGCAGGTACATACTACAGGCCTTTGGCGTTAACCTGGACGCATTCAGGATAGCGGGTGGGGTTTTACTCATGGGTGTAGCAATGGAGACCCTAATGGCTGGCGGGCCCCGTGTTGGTGCTGCTAAGGAGCCTGAGGAGTTCGTTCTAGTCCCCGTGGTGACGCCATTACTGGTGGGTCCAGGCACAATCACGGAGTTAATACTATTCTCAGCCCTCTACCCCATTTACCAAGTCATCATAGCCTCATTAATCAGTTCGGCTTTTACGTACGTGGTGATCAGATTCTCACAACCACTCCTGAAGAGGCTGGGCTCCAACGCCCTTAAGGTTTTGGGGCGATTCATGAGCCTCATCATAGCCGCACTGGCCATAGGCATGATACTCACGGGAGTAACCAACTACATCGAATCCCTACACTTATGA
- a CDS encoding 3-isopropylmalate dehydratase large subunit — protein MGLTLTEKILNRASGRSVSPGDVVEVSVDLAAFHDLTGYHVVEVMEKIGAVRVWDVNKFVLAFDHLAPPPTERAAEIQVNLRRFAKAAGVKFFHDVGDGILHQLLLDYYALPGQVVVAADSHTTTVGAVGAFAQGLGASDVAAAVITGKTWLVVPEPFRIRILGRPGPGVYGKDVALHLLSVFKAEGLNGKSAEFIVEEPSAFPMDYRATVSNMGIELGLDAAMFVPDGETVSYIRSRRGVEIKPMAPDADAKYPDGYDVELNKLEPLVAAPHSVDNVKAVSEVEGLDVDYVFIGSCTNGRLSDIEVAARILRNGKVKSRCVVIPASRDIYIRASELGYIDTLVKAGCIVTYGTCGPCLGGHFGLVGPGEVAISTGSRNFRGRMGSPEGRVYLANAAVAAAAALNGRFTDPRKYLV, from the coding sequence ATGGGCCTCACACTCACTGAGAAGATACTAAATAGGGCGTCTGGTAGGTCAGTAAGTCCGGGTGATGTGGTTGAGGTTAGTGTGGACCTGGCGGCGTTTCATGACTTAACGGGTTACCACGTGGTGGAGGTTATGGAGAAGATAGGGGCCGTTAGGGTTTGGGATGTGAATAAGTTCGTACTGGCCTTCGACCACCTGGCCCCACCGCCCACCGAGAGGGCCGCGGAGATTCAGGTGAACCTTAGGAGGTTTGCTAAGGCCGCAGGTGTTAAGTTCTTCCATGACGTGGGTGACGGGATACTACACCAACTACTCCTTGATTACTACGCATTACCGGGGCAGGTTGTGGTTGCGGCTGATAGCCACACGACCACCGTGGGCGCAGTTGGGGCATTCGCCCAGGGTCTTGGGGCCAGTGATGTGGCCGCTGCTGTGATCACGGGCAAGACCTGGCTTGTGGTTCCCGAGCCCTTCAGGATAAGGATACTGGGTCGACCGGGGCCTGGGGTTTATGGTAAGGACGTGGCCCTGCACCTACTCAGTGTCTTCAAGGCTGAGGGGCTCAATGGTAAGTCTGCGGAGTTCATTGTGGAGGAGCCGTCGGCATTCCCCATGGATTACAGGGCTACGGTATCCAACATGGGCATTGAGCTGGGGCTTGACGCAGCAATGTTCGTGCCTGATGGGGAGACGGTGAGCTACATAAGGAGTAGGAGGGGTGTTGAGATAAAGCCCATGGCGCCGGACGCCGATGCCAAGTACCCAGATGGTTATGATGTGGAGCTGAACAAACTAGAGCCATTGGTGGCCGCGCCCCACAGTGTTGATAATGTTAAGGCGGTGAGTGAGGTTGAGGGTTTGGATGTGGATTACGTGTTCATTGGGTCCTGCACAAACGGCAGGCTTAGCGATATCGAGGTGGCGGCTAGGATATTGAGGAATGGAAAGGTAAAGAGCAGGTGCGTAGTAATACCTGCGTCCAGGGACATCTACATAAGGGCATCAGAGCTGGGCTACATAGACACCCTGGTCAAGGCAGGCTGCATCGTGACCTACGGAACCTGCGGGCCATGCCTAGGCGGACACTTCGGCCTAGTGGGCCCTGGCGAGGTCGCCATATCCACGGGGAGCAGGAACTTCAGGGGTAGGATGGGGTCGCCCGAGGGCAGGGTTTACCTGGCCAACGCTGCCGTAGCAGCCGCGGCCGCCTTAAATGGGAGGTTCACGGACCCCAGGAAATACTTAGTTTGA
- a CDS encoding citrate/2-methylcitrate synthase: protein MLQGYDLSELALKSTFEETAYLLLKGKLPNKEELVKFTEELTFHRAIPNELINLLKSLPRGLRPIDVLRLGIDYLGTMDREASMRGPNDEAKAPEINRGGANDSGHVPWTINWGPHKYVSMSEKS from the coding sequence ATACTACAGGGCTATGACCTCAGCGAACTAGCCCTAAAGTCCACCTTCGAGGAGACCGCATACCTACTCCTAAAGGGTAAGTTACCTAATAAGGAGGAGTTGGTTAAGTTCACCGAGGAATTAACATTCCACAGAGCCATACCCAACGAATTAATAAACCTCCTTAAATCCCTACCCAGGGGCCTAAGGCCCATCGACGTTCTTAGGTTGGGTATTGATTACCTGGGGACCATGGATAGGGAGGCCAGCATGAGGGGTCCCAATGATGAAGCCAAGGCCCCTGAGATTAATCGCGGCGGCGCCAACGATAGTGGCCACGTACCATGGACTATCAACTGGGGGCCGCATAAGTACGTCTCGATGAGTGAGAAGTCGTGA
- the ilvC gene encoding ketol-acid reductoisomerase: MARIYKDKDADTSVLRDKTIAVLGYGIQGRSWALNMRDSGLRVIIGVRPGKSMELARQEGFEVYPVGEAVKRADVIAVLLPDMAQPEVWRSEIEGNLRRGATVIFAHGFNIRFGLIKPPEYVDVVLIAPKAPGKAVREEFQRGWGVPALVAVHQNFTGNALKTALAVAKANGFTRVGVIETTFAEETETDLIGEQNVLVGGLLQLLKYGFEVMVELGYQPEVAYFEAINEAKLIMDLIWERGLTGMLLGVSETARYGGLTVGPYVLDESVKERMKKAAERVRNGEFAKEWVAEYQKGAPRLRELLEGIRNSQVERVGEELRRMMRGGA, encoded by the coding sequence ATGGCTAGGATATACAAAGATAAGGATGCGGATACCTCGGTGCTCAGGGACAAAACAATAGCTGTGCTGGGTTATGGAATACAGGGCAGGTCCTGGGCCCTCAACATGCGTGATAGCGGGTTAAGGGTGATCATTGGGGTAAGGCCTGGCAAGAGCATGGAGTTAGCAAGGCAGGAGGGCTTTGAGGTATACCCAGTGGGTGAGGCTGTTAAGAGGGCCGATGTCATAGCCGTACTACTCCCAGACATGGCACAGCCGGAGGTTTGGAGGAGTGAGATTGAGGGCAACCTAAGGCGGGGGGCCACGGTAATCTTCGCCCACGGCTTCAACATAAGGTTTGGGCTAATAAAGCCGCCGGAGTACGTCGACGTTGTATTAATAGCGCCCAAGGCCCCTGGCAAGGCAGTTAGGGAGGAGTTCCAGAGGGGTTGGGGAGTCCCCGCCCTGGTGGCTGTGCACCAGAACTTCACGGGCAATGCGCTAAAAACCGCCCTGGCCGTGGCCAAGGCCAACGGCTTCACCAGGGTTGGGGTCATAGAGACCACGTTCGCCGAGGAAACAGAGACGGACCTAATAGGCGAGCAAAACGTCCTAGTGGGCGGCCTACTTCAACTGCTTAAGTACGGCTTCGAGGTAATGGTGGAGCTCGGGTACCAACCCGAGGTGGCCTACTTCGAGGCAATAAATGAGGCTAAGCTCATAATGGACTTAATATGGGAGAGGGGGTTGACGGGGATGCTGCTTGGCGTTAGTGAAACCGCAAGGTACGGCGGATTAACCGTGGGCCCCTACGTACTTGATGAATCGGTTAAGGAGAGGATGAAAAAGGCGGCCGAGAGGGTCAGGAATGGGGAATTTGCCAAGGAGTGGGTTGCCGAGTACCAAAAGGGTGCCCCAAGACTCAGGGAATTGCTTGAGGGCATTAGGAACAGCCAGGTGGAGAGGGTTGGGGAGGAGCTTAGGAGGATGATGAGGGGCGGTGCATAA
- a CDS encoding ACT domain-containing protein, with protein MSGGRRYTIELMLNTEMGNQLDPLVRALNIVRRGKVDVKNMWAVFNGKEAKVGISVEGEEDEVMWVCNKLEKLYDVVTVKYTQEEVQASSVVMGHG; from the coding sequence ATGAGTGGCGGTAGGAGGTACACCATAGAATTGATGCTCAATACCGAAATGGGTAACCAGTTGGATCCCCTGGTCAGGGCGTTGAATATAGTGAGGAGGGGCAAGGTCGATGTTAAGAACATGTGGGCTGTGTTCAATGGGAAGGAGGCGAAGGTGGGTATAAGCGTTGAGGGTGAGGAGGACGAGGTCATGTGGGTTTGTAATAAGTTGGAGAAACTCTACGATGTGGTAACAGTTAAATATACCCAGGAAGAAGTACAGGCCAGTAGTGTGGTGATGGGTCATGGCTAG